The Agrobacterium larrymoorei genome includes the window AAGCGTCTGTTCTGCACCACGGAATGGATTTTGCCAGCCTTCGCAGCGGCGTGGATAAGATCGGCAGCCTCTTCCATGGAGTTTGCCATGGGCTTCTCGCTTAGTACGTGGCAACCATGAGCAAGTGCGGTGGTGACAACGGAATGCCGTGCGGCTGGAATGACGACATCGAACAGGATGTCGGCCTGTGTTTCTTCAAGAACGCTGGGCAAATCCGTTCCGGTCACAGCACCGGAAAGACCGAACTCCGTGGCAAGCGCCTGAGCGACTTCAGCATTGAGGTCTACAAGACCGACAATCTGCAGCGCATCTTTCAGTTCCGGGGTGGATTGAACTGCGCGAAGCCAGCCTTTGGCCATAGCTCCGCACCCACACAAAACGACCTTGTATGTCAAGAAAACCTCCCATGCACATCTACGGAACCGCGCCTCCTGCGCAACCGTAAACGTTTACGGAAACTATGGACATATCTGATATTTTGTCAATACTGGCGTGACCCAAGAAAATGAACGATGGATATCCGCATGAAGGGCATACGCCAGTTAGCCGAGCATCTCGACATCTCTATCGGCACCGTTTCGCGCGCCCTCAACGGCAAGGCAGACGTCAATCCACAAACCCGCCAGCGTGTTCTCCAAGCGGCTGAAAAGCTTGGATATGTTGCCAACCAATCTGGGCGTTCGCTGCGCAAGGGCTCGACCGGCGTTATCGGTTTCATGATGCAGACCGGCCCGGAAATTACCGGTCAGGGCGATACGTTCTTCATGAGCGTTTTCGATGGCGTGCAGACGGTGCTGGCCCGGCACAATCTCGATCTCGTCGCGCTTCTCTGCTCCTCATCCGAGGATCCCGACGCCTATCTTCAACGCACCGTCGCGCGCGGATTTGCCGATGCGATCATTCTTTCCGCCACTCGCCGAAACGATGCCCGTTTCGAGCTTCTGGACCGGCACAAGATACCGTTCATCTCGCTTGGCCGAAGCCTGACGGATGTCGGACAACCCTGGATCGATCTTGATTTCGAAGGCATGGCCGATGCCACGATGGAGCGTTTTATCCGTGCGGGGCACACGGAGATCGGCGTGATCTGGCCGGATGGCGATCTGAACCTGGGTTACGTATTCATCGAGCGATGCCGCCATGTGTTGGGCAGGCATGGCCTGAGCCTGCGCGATGAGAACATCTTTCGCGCAAAACCGAGCGAATCCGGTGGGTATGCCGTAGCCCGGCAGATTGCCGCTGCCCCTTCCCGGCCCTCAGCCATCACCCTCGTCAACGAAACACTGGTAACGGGGCTTTACAAGGGGCTGGAAGAATCCGGCCTGCGCCCGGGAAAAGACATAGCGATTGTGGGGCGCCACAGTCCTCACACGCAATTTCTGTCTCCATCGCTGACGGGGTTCAACCTTTCTCTTCGCGATCTCGGCGTCGGGCTTGCAGAGGCATTGCTTTCGGTAATGCCTGCATTTCAGGAAAATTACTCCGTGAATTCCCGTCAGCTATGGCCAATGGATTTGATCGAGGGTGAGAGCGGCTGAGCTTCGAGCAAATCCCAGCCGCTGTCATTGTTCAGATCGAAAAACCGCTATCGCACAGCCGCTTCAGATCGTCGGAATTCAACCGCTCAAGCGCGAGATCAGGCAGTATGTCGTTGTCTTCTGCAAGATCATGGTTGACGGCAGCTGAGAACAGCTTGATGCCCGCCTCATGCAGCGGGGCTG containing:
- a CDS encoding LacI family DNA-binding transcriptional regulator; translated protein: MKGIRQLAEHLDISIGTVSRALNGKADVNPQTRQRVLQAAEKLGYVANQSGRSLRKGSTGVIGFMMQTGPEITGQGDTFFMSVFDGVQTVLARHNLDLVALLCSSSEDPDAYLQRTVARGFADAIILSATRRNDARFELLDRHKIPFISLGRSLTDVGQPWIDLDFEGMADATMERFIRAGHTEIGVIWPDGDLNLGYVFIERCRHVLGRHGLSLRDENIFRAKPSESGGYAVARQIAAAPSRPSAITLVNETLVTGLYKGLEESGLRPGKDIAIVGRHSPHTQFLSPSLTGFNLSLRDLGVGLAEALLSVMPAFQENYSVNSRQLWPMDLIEGESG